In one Penaeus chinensis breed Huanghai No. 1 chromosome 33, ASM1920278v2, whole genome shotgun sequence genomic region, the following are encoded:
- the LOC125043037 gene encoding protein argonaute-2-like yields MSKQCYWLQENCQGPIRYRDLTIRFQRPERYLQGRQQGRPDLNAMPNKGKADPMLPQPVFISGIPISSKERIEGEAREKPGREPGRRQGGVREEPGRSQGGAREKPGRSQRGARKKPGRSQGGASEEPGSQGESQGEAREKPGREPGRSQGEAREEPGRSQGEAREKPGRSQRGASEEPGRSQGESQGEAREKPGRSQGEASEEPGRSQGGAREEPARSQGGESGRARESQGGASEEPARSQGEARERAREKPQGETREKPGRSQGESQGEDARERPGREPGGARRARESLGGASEEPAMRPGIAQGGASGGASEVQGIEPVVRAREKQPGREPGREPGREPGRSQGGEPGREPGRSQGEQAGVREVPVRSQGGAQGGASEVASEEPGRSQGEEPGRSQGEAREEPGRSQEKPGRSQGGASEEPARSQGGAREEPGRCQGGAREEPGRSQRGAREKTGRSQGEAREKPGRSQGGAREKPGRSQGEAREVPGRSQGEPREEPARSQGEAREEPARSQRGGREEPGRSQGGAREEPGRSQGGARERPGRSQGGAREKPGRSQRGASEEPARSQGGAREEPGRSQGGAREKLEVFVTASSSPDRPWILDLWLSGFVWLIGMVAVNGVWLSSQRALTSPLIALDVVFAAPMSSCRGIWLDHQTHVTELDYAVDAAL; encoded by the exons ATGAGCAAGCAGTGCTACTGGTTACAGGAGAATTGCCAAGGACCAATCAGGTACAGAGACTTAAC TATACGGTTCCAGCGGCCCGAGCGATATCTGCAGGGACGGCAGCAAGGTCGCCCAGATCTCAATGCAATGCCGAATAAGGGCAAAGCAGACCCGATGCTCCCTCAACCTGTGTTTATTTCTGGGATTCCCATTTCCTCTAAAGAAAGAATAgag GGAGAAGCCAGGGAGAAGCCagggagagagccagggagaaggcagggaggagTCAGGGAGGAGCCAGGGAGAAGCCAGGGTGGAGCCAGGGAGAAGCCAGGGAGAAGCCAGCGAGGAGCCAGGAAGAAGCCAGGGAGGAGCCAGGGAGGAGCCAGCGAGGAGCCAGGGAG ccagggagagagccagggagaaGCCAGGGAGAAGCCAGGGAGAGAGCCAGGGAGGAGCCAGGGAGAAGCCAGGGAGGAGCCAGGGAGGAGCCAGGGAGAAGCCAGGGAGAAGCCAGGGAGGAGCCAGCGAGGAGCCAGCGAGGAGCCAGGGAGAAGCCagggagagagccagggagaaGCCAGGGAGAAGCCAGGGAGAAGCCAGGGAGAAGCCAGCGAGGAGCCAGGAAGAAGCCAGGGAGGAGCCAGGGAGGAGCCAGCGAGGAGCCAGGGAGGAGAGTCAGGGAGAGCCAGGGAGAGCCAGGGAGGAGCCAGCGAGGAGCCAGCGAGGAGCCAGGGAGAAGCCagggagagagccagggagaaGCCCCAGGGAGAGACCAGGGAGAAGCCAGGGAGAAGCCagggagagagccagggagaggatGCCAGGGAGAGACCAGGGAGAGAGCCAGGAGGAGCCAGGAGAGCCAGGGAGAGCCTGGGAGGAGCCAGCGAGGAGCCAGCGATGAGGCCAGGGATAGCCCAGGGAGGAGCCAGCGGAGGAGCCAGCGAGGTGCAAGGGATAGAGCCAGTGGTGAGAGCCAGGGAGAAGCAGCCagggagagagccagggagagagccagggagagagcCAGGGAGGAGCCAGGGAGGAGAGCCAGGGAGAGAGCCAGGGAGGAGCCAGGGAGAGCAGGCAGGAGTCAGGGAGGTGCCAGTGAGGAGCCagggaggagcccagggaggagccAGCGAGGTAGCCAGCGAGGAGCCTGGGAGGAGCCAGGGTGAGGAGCCAGGGAGGAGCCAGGGAGAAGCCAGGGAGGAGCCAGGGAGGAGCCAGGAGAAGCCAGGGAGAAGCCAGGGAGGAGCCAGCGAGGAGCCAGCGAGGAGCCAGGGAGGAGCCAGGGAGGAGCCAGGGAGGTGCCAGGGAGGAGCCAGGGAGGAGCCAGGGAGGAGCCAGCGAGGAGCCAgggagaagacagggaggagCCAGGGAGAAGCCAGGGAGAAGCCAGGGAGGAGCCAGGGAGGAGCCAGGGAGAAGCCAGGGAGGAGCCAGGGAGAAGCCAGGGAGGTGCCAGGGAGGAGCCAGGGAGAACCCAGGGAGGAGCCAGCGAGGAGCCAGGGAGAAGCCAGGGAGGAGCCAGCGAGGAGCCAgcgaggaggcagggaggagccAGGGAGGAGCCAGGGAGGTGCCAGGGAGGAGCCAGGGAGGAGCCAGGGAGGAGCCAGGGAGAGGCCAGGGAGGAGCCAGGGAGGAGCCAGGGAGAAGCCAGGGAGGAGCCAGCGAGGAGCCAGCGAGGAGCCAGCGAGGAGCCAGGGAGGAGCCAGGGAGGAGCCAGGGAGGAGCCAGGGAGGAGCCAGGGAGAAGCTTGAGGTGTTCGTGACGGCTTCATCATCTCCTGACCGTCCCTGGATTCTGGATCTCTGGCTTTCTGGGTTTGTGTGGTTGATAGGAATGGTTGCAGTTAATGGCGTGTGGCTTTCGAGT CAAAGAGCCTTGACCTCACCACTCATCGCACTAGATGTGGTGTTTGCTGCCCCAATGTCTAGTTGTCGCGGAATCTGGTTGGACCATCAGACCCACGTCACGGAGCTCGACTACGCAGTTGATGCTGCCCTctaa